A window from Culex pipiens pallens isolate TS chromosome 3, TS_CPP_V2, whole genome shotgun sequence encodes these proteins:
- the LOC120426804 gene encoding glycogen-binding subunit 76A isoform X1 — protein MSTQGDPSTSGGGPDRPCGITSLLPVGMSCRGRAEAFARSLQSRLRTLGAQGNADDEVPITGGGNGASSTGVYNAENTWLSQEETAAVTSSQPSRLVVTNDSADSCFDFDMEIESPGSPVEECEYLPLIETATATPAEIAPESGYVCASPCSTPQVSQEEHSPSSTGSSSDCQFYDPESSDAEQRCDYYDCTTSDPSSGSIAAASRPTTSRTQQHTTTSTESTPTTTTEPTVVATAAGASSPTSRRKKHQNGHLPSGLGTATADSDSCSESLPPSQSTESHDSTFTGLSSNNSNSTLQDVTMEDVPPSSSSVDETDDGKVLANGHAVMPKGTIMQEESTVAKFELNQTYNIDVLKFINGDAEEEPDEEDPNSPKVEMAEVEKMLQNCSTEPEEQPAPSEHKREGLSSGDEDEDFCRPQRIRRCSSLKTGKTPPGTPGRKKIVRFADVLGLDLADVKTFVDEVPKVPKQAYEDLEINMEPVQTQICLGPRADRVLVPLFQQPGALPCFLDRVREKQVNLENAAVTDPINLTITGTVRVRNLDFHKSVYVRYTTDNWRSFSDLQASYVDNSCDGFSDKFTFTIFGTSVQLGQRIELAARFHCRGQQFWDNNYDTNYVFQCLPISQPNNVAQLAVKPANLTDSLLSPDESWCKSFY, from the exons ATGAGCACTCAGGGCGATCCGTCGACATCCGGTGGAGGACCTGACAGACCGTGTGGGATAACCTCGCTGCTTCCG GTGGGCATGTCTTGCCGAGGCCGCGCCGAAGCCTTCGCTCGCAGCCTCCAGTCTCGCCTCCGGACACTTGGCGCCCAG GGCAATGCAGACGATGAAGTGCCGATCACCGGCGGTGGCAACGGCGCCAGCAGCACCGGCGTCTACAACGCCGAAAACACATGGCTTTCACAGGAGGAGACTGCGGCGGTAACGAGCTCACAGCCATCCCGACTGGTGGTGACCAACGATTCGGCCGATTCCTGCTTTGACTTTGACATGGAGATCGAAAGTCCGGGTTCACCGGTTGAAGAGTGCGAGTACCTCCCGTTGATTGAAACGGCCACGGCCACACCGGCAGAGATTGCCCCGGAATCGGGCTACGTGTGCGCCTCACCCTGTTCAACACCGCAGGTCAGCCAGGAAGAGCACAGTCCATCGAGTACGGGTTCATCGTCCGACTGCCAGTTTTACGACCCCGAGAGTTCGGACGCCGAGCAGCGTTGTGATTACTACGACTGTACTACCTCGGATCCGTCATCGGGTTCCATCGCGGCGGCATCCCGACCGACCACGTCCcgaacacaacaacacacaactaCCTCAACGGAATCCaccccaacgacgacgacggaaccAACGGTGGTAGCGACGGCGGCGGGCGCCTCATCTCCCACGTCTCGAAGGAAGAAACACCAGAACGGTCACCTTCCCAGCGGACTCGGCACAGCAACGGCCGATTCGGACAGCTGCTCGGAATCGTTACCACCGTCGCAGTCCACCGAGTCCCacgactcgaccttcaccggaCTGAGTTCGAACAACTCGAACAGCACACTGCAGGACGTCACGATGGAAGACGTGCccccgagcagcagcagcgttgACGAAACGGACGATGGGAAAGTATTAGCGAACGGGCACGCCGTAATGCCAAAGGGGACAATAATGCAGGAGGAATCGACGGTGGCCAAGTTTGAGCTCAACCAGACGTACAACATTGACGTGTTGAAGTTCATCAACGGCGATGCCGAGGAAGAACCGGACGAGGAGGATCCCAACAGTCCAAAGGTCGAAATGGCCGAAGTTGAGAAGATGTTGCAGAACTGCAGCACCGAACCCGAAGAGCAGCCAGCACCAAGCGAACACAAACGCGAAGGACTCTCGTCGGGCGATGAGGATGAAGATTTTTGTCGACCCCAGCGAATCCGACGATGTTCGTCGCTGAAAACGGGCAAAACCCCGCCGGGAACTCCGGGTCGGAAAAAGATTGTACGATTTGCCGACGTGCTCGGGTTGGATCTGGCCGACGTGAAGACGTTCGTCGATGAAGTCCCGAAGGTGCCCAAGCAGGCGTACGAAGATCTGGAAATCAACATGGAACCCGTGCAGACGCAAATCTGTCTCGGTCCGCGGGCCGATCGGGTGCTGGTTCCGCTGTTCCAGCAACCGGGTGCCCTGCCGTGCTTCCTCGACAGAGTGCGCGAAAAGCAGGTCAACCTGGAGAACGCCGCCGTGACCGACCCGATCAACCTGACCATTACCGGTACGGTGCGCGTGCGGAACCTCGACTTCCACAAGTCGGTGTACGTGCGCTACACGACCGACAACTGGCGCAGCTTCTCGGACCTGCAGGCCTCGTACGTGGACAACTCGTGCGATGGTTTCTCCGACAAGTTTACCTTCACC ATCTTCGGCACGTCGGTGCAGCTCGGCCAGCGGATCGAGCTGGCGGCGCGGTTCCACTGTCGCGGCCAGCAGTTCTGGGACAACAACTACGACACCAACTACGTGTTTCAGTGCTTGCCAATTTCCCAACCGAACAACGTGGCCCAACTGGCGGTCAAGCCGGCGAACCTCACCGATTCCCTGCTCAGTCCGGACGAAAGCTGGTGCAAGAGTTTCTACTAG
- the LOC120426804 gene encoding glycogen-binding subunit 76A isoform X2: MFSLLSMFCHHVSTQIIGTHHRHPNSTHHCCSVGEPLIANPQKVKYSLQGNADDEVPITGGGNGASSTGVYNAENTWLSQEETAAVTSSQPSRLVVTNDSADSCFDFDMEIESPGSPVEECEYLPLIETATATPAEIAPESGYVCASPCSTPQVSQEEHSPSSTGSSSDCQFYDPESSDAEQRCDYYDCTTSDPSSGSIAAASRPTTSRTQQHTTTSTESTPTTTTEPTVVATAAGASSPTSRRKKHQNGHLPSGLGTATADSDSCSESLPPSQSTESHDSTFTGLSSNNSNSTLQDVTMEDVPPSSSSVDETDDGKVLANGHAVMPKGTIMQEESTVAKFELNQTYNIDVLKFINGDAEEEPDEEDPNSPKVEMAEVEKMLQNCSTEPEEQPAPSEHKREGLSSGDEDEDFCRPQRIRRCSSLKTGKTPPGTPGRKKIVRFADVLGLDLADVKTFVDEVPKVPKQAYEDLEINMEPVQTQICLGPRADRVLVPLFQQPGALPCFLDRVREKQVNLENAAVTDPINLTITGTVRVRNLDFHKSVYVRYTTDNWRSFSDLQASYVDNSCDGFSDKFTFTIFGTSVQLGQRIELAARFHCRGQQFWDNNYDTNYVFQCLPISQPNNVAQLAVKPANLTDSLLSPDESWCKSFY; encoded by the exons ATGTTCTCCCTGCTTTCCATGTTCTGCCACCACGTGTCTACACAAATAATCGGAACCCATCATCGACACCCAAATTCGACCCACCACTGTTGTTCGGTAGGCGAACCACTAATCGCCAACCCCCAAAA GGTTAAATACTCGTTACAGGGCAATGCAGACGATGAAGTGCCGATCACCGGCGGTGGCAACGGCGCCAGCAGCACCGGCGTCTACAACGCCGAAAACACATGGCTTTCACAGGAGGAGACTGCGGCGGTAACGAGCTCACAGCCATCCCGACTGGTGGTGACCAACGATTCGGCCGATTCCTGCTTTGACTTTGACATGGAGATCGAAAGTCCGGGTTCACCGGTTGAAGAGTGCGAGTACCTCCCGTTGATTGAAACGGCCACGGCCACACCGGCAGAGATTGCCCCGGAATCGGGCTACGTGTGCGCCTCACCCTGTTCAACACCGCAGGTCAGCCAGGAAGAGCACAGTCCATCGAGTACGGGTTCATCGTCCGACTGCCAGTTTTACGACCCCGAGAGTTCGGACGCCGAGCAGCGTTGTGATTACTACGACTGTACTACCTCGGATCCGTCATCGGGTTCCATCGCGGCGGCATCCCGACCGACCACGTCCcgaacacaacaacacacaactaCCTCAACGGAATCCaccccaacgacgacgacggaaccAACGGTGGTAGCGACGGCGGCGGGCGCCTCATCTCCCACGTCTCGAAGGAAGAAACACCAGAACGGTCACCTTCCCAGCGGACTCGGCACAGCAACGGCCGATTCGGACAGCTGCTCGGAATCGTTACCACCGTCGCAGTCCACCGAGTCCCacgactcgaccttcaccggaCTGAGTTCGAACAACTCGAACAGCACACTGCAGGACGTCACGATGGAAGACGTGCccccgagcagcagcagcgttgACGAAACGGACGATGGGAAAGTATTAGCGAACGGGCACGCCGTAATGCCAAAGGGGACAATAATGCAGGAGGAATCGACGGTGGCCAAGTTTGAGCTCAACCAGACGTACAACATTGACGTGTTGAAGTTCATCAACGGCGATGCCGAGGAAGAACCGGACGAGGAGGATCCCAACAGTCCAAAGGTCGAAATGGCCGAAGTTGAGAAGATGTTGCAGAACTGCAGCACCGAACCCGAAGAGCAGCCAGCACCAAGCGAACACAAACGCGAAGGACTCTCGTCGGGCGATGAGGATGAAGATTTTTGTCGACCCCAGCGAATCCGACGATGTTCGTCGCTGAAAACGGGCAAAACCCCGCCGGGAACTCCGGGTCGGAAAAAGATTGTACGATTTGCCGACGTGCTCGGGTTGGATCTGGCCGACGTGAAGACGTTCGTCGATGAAGTCCCGAAGGTGCCCAAGCAGGCGTACGAAGATCTGGAAATCAACATGGAACCCGTGCAGACGCAAATCTGTCTCGGTCCGCGGGCCGATCGGGTGCTGGTTCCGCTGTTCCAGCAACCGGGTGCCCTGCCGTGCTTCCTCGACAGAGTGCGCGAAAAGCAGGTCAACCTGGAGAACGCCGCCGTGACCGACCCGATCAACCTGACCATTACCGGTACGGTGCGCGTGCGGAACCTCGACTTCCACAAGTCGGTGTACGTGCGCTACACGACCGACAACTGGCGCAGCTTCTCGGACCTGCAGGCCTCGTACGTGGACAACTCGTGCGATGGTTTCTCCGACAAGTTTACCTTCACC ATCTTCGGCACGTCGGTGCAGCTCGGCCAGCGGATCGAGCTGGCGGCGCGGTTCCACTGTCGCGGCCAGCAGTTCTGGGACAACAACTACGACACCAACTACGTGTTTCAGTGCTTGCCAATTTCCCAACCGAACAACGTGGCCCAACTGGCGGTCAAGCCGGCGAACCTCACCGATTCCCTGCTCAGTCCGGACGAAAGCTGGTGCAAGAGTTTCTACTAG
- the LOC120427032 gene encoding tonsoku-like protein, which translates to MSSENDVEEQRLLRRKKKASEAGNLLLLAEACRKLGEMYHEQSEHRKALIEYKLVAKAFQNLKMQMELGRAHRMIGEQFNMLGEFEKALQYDRSYLDIAKQEKDHVEVQRAHVTIGRTFLMKGQSCEKLEQAMEPLMEAERSFERSLKLSRELKSIGRLEQVDMEARSLLNLGVTKEHQGNWEQATEYMQKATKLAENNDLTELLHQCYTTSALLFNSKLNNHARALKALSEALEVASRLQNKATKMCETLITKADILIKTGDFQSARQALKQAYKLRTPVATDADNIERRLKVLVAVCRVEDELIMTGSEEYRKKKGLYERMGDGACKLENYAKAIDYYLKMLECAQLAGEADRDLIPIYVSLYQTYKDNKQYDDALVYLWQEYELIDDDPEEAYNTLLSIADVFEAQKKPWNEVDEIYQRARAQAKKLKSLPKERVAIKRCVAMLKRQGMEMMAERLEKEATGMGMDLENSVAEDSDDSDTQDETETSIEYAINSLEIGEDVDLAELSNSDDERPKPLDKSLEGKNTRKRGTTFKVKKNNKGESQLHQACIGGNFVLVQKLLDQGHPVNVRDNAGWLPLHEACIHGHKEIVDLLLDRGAYINDKGGTSCDGITPLYDACSNGNLEVVELLLDRGANCTQRTDSGDTTLNVLQLWFEGVQKKLAPEIISYYNTIYHRIKGYFDVAAVKPDESATVPDAILNDSQPAGRSTRRRAIQPIRSGSESGNEETRSARSTVRNSAKQPSKRRPLPEVRSDSSGLSSDSEPEEQIRLRASKPGVFDYQTAIEAVRKRTNAQLSPLKDPNPAPSKRTAHMRREEVGDDWLVADVNPATKRQKFLSDKDYSEPSVKSSRRSLEDLVSPQKSVASSNGSNRARQRSVSLDPAPDANQILMSASNRSFSRAPSNQSKSHRQSLTGSNRYQGSLLEAGFSVSSRSVGSNGSAMDDPEDVRTLMSPSKESVASSSGDNRLSGMTTTTPGLVLPPSMVRVLVDGDQIDVDYEQDQEMGLSVGWLAEEVAKRYGIKHGKRPMLKLMRSDNSLCMDSEPLTTVLEKTDPVIKSYVIEYTSLRGDQFYEDSCRLRDLEPVTALMSALNLMENTGKLALKRDFFAGTTRQFDVLFQAIGCQGSTRELNLSMNQLTDAELQGFVEKLPVLKNLERLNLAMNPLTQKSIFSMATKLASLPDMIYMTELDLSRCSLLDQSMPQLASICQRMPQLRVLRLASTMITNLTYGSPPLDVSRLQVLDVSENSLNKKSIEYMFAKLDMCILTELNVCKLGLLAEFKPNLTVAIQTKEFDMLSTLNLSQCGLTDDELSTLLVPLRSSAGKLKLLDVSFNRLLTQKSFVEVFRTLNTHSLEMVRFDENPLVLKGLSDALMDDIQYDRARCYPYAVDLMRPLRLGEPEAKTLLDKLSDFWEQLWKERGAVSMSKSTVSLRQKHYT; encoded by the exons ATGAGTTCCGAAAACGACGTGGAAGAGCAGC GACTGCTCCGTCGCAAGAAAAAGGCCTCCGAAGCTGGAAACCTGCTCCTGCTGGCCGAGGCATGCCGGAAATTGGGCGAGATGTACCACGAGCAAAGTGAACACCGAAAGGCACTCATCGAGTACAAGCTGGTGGCCAAAGCGTTCCAAAACTTGAAAATGCAAATGGAACTGGGCCGGGCGCACCGGATGATTGGCGAGCAGTTCAACATGCTGGGAGAGTTTGAAAAGGCGCTGCAGTACGATCGAAGCTATCTGGACATTGCGAAACAGGAAAAGGACCACGTTGAGGTGCAGAGGGCTCACGTTACGATTGGGCGGACGTTTCTGATGAAGGGACAGAGCTGCGAGAAGCTCGAACAAGCGATGGAACCACTGATGGAGGCGGAGAGGTCATTCGAACGGAGTTTGAAGTTGAGCCGGGAGTTGAAGAGCATTGGGCGGTTGGAGCAGGTCGACATGGAAGCGAGATCTCTGCTGAATCTGGGCGTGACGAAGGAGCACCAGGGCAACTGGGAGCAGGCCACCGAGTACATGCAGAAGGCGACGAAGCTCGCCGAGAACAACGACCTGACCGAGTTGCTGCACCAGTGTTACACCACGTCGGCGCTGCTGTTCAACTCGAAGCTGAACAATCACGCACGAGCACTGAAAGCCCTCTCGGAAGCGCTGGAAGTTGCGTCCCGGCTGCAAAATAAGGCCACCAAGATGTGCGAGACGTTGATCACCAAGGCGGACATTCTGATCAAGACGGGCGACTTTCAGAGCGCTCGCCAAGCGCTGAAGCAGGCGTACAAGCTGCGGACGCCGGTCGCGACCGACGCGGACAACATCGAACGCCGGTTGAAAGTGCTGGTGGCGGTTTGTCGCGTCGAGGACGAGTTGATCATGACCGGCAGTGAAGAGTACAGAAAGAAGAAGGGATTGTACGAGCGGATGGGAGACGGCGCCTGCAAGCTGGAGAACTACGCGAAGGCCATCGACTACTATCTGAAAATGCTGGAGTGTGCGCAGCTCGCGGGGGAAGCCGATCGCGATTTGATCCCGATCTACGTCAGTCTGTACCAGACGTACAAGGACAACAAGCAGTACGACGATGCGTTGGTTTATTTGTGGCAGGAGTACGAGTTGATCGACGATGACCCGGAGGAGGCGTACAATACGCTGTTGAGCATTGCGGACGTGTTTGAGGCGCAGAAGAAGCCCTGGAACGAGGTGGACGAAATCTATCAGCGCGCTCGTGCGCAGGCCAAGAAGCTCAAGTCGCTTCCGAAGGAACGGGTAGCGATTAAGCGCTGCGTTGCGATGCTTAAGCGGCAAGGGATGGAAATGATGGCGGAACGGCTTGAAAAGGAGGCCACCGGGATGGGTATGGACTTGGAGAACAGCGTCGCTGAGGACAGTGACGATTCGGACACTCAGGATGAAACGGAAACTTCgattgagtacgccatcaattcGCTGGAAATTGGCGAGGACGTCGACTTGGCCGAGCTGTCCAATTCGGACGATGAGAGACCGAAGCCGTTGGATAAATCGCTGGAGGGTAAGAATACCCGAAAGAGGGGAACCACTTTCAAGGTGAAGAAGAACAACAAGGGAGAGTCGCAACTTCACCAGGCGTGCATCGGCGGTAACTTTGTACTCGTGCAAAAGCTGCTTGATCAAGGCCATCCCGTGAACGTCCGCGATAACGCCGGTTGGTTGCCGTTGCACGAGGCCTGCATTCATGGCCACAAGGAAATCGTTGACCTGTTGCTGGATCGAGGAGCGTACATCAACGACAAAGGTGGTACCAGCTGCGATGGAATCACTCCGCTGTACGACGCTTGCTCCAACGGGAACTTGGAAGTGGTGGAACTGCTGCTTGATCGCGGAGCAAACTGTACGCAGCGAACCGACTCCGGCGATACCACGTTGAACGTGCTGCAGCTTTGGTTCGAAGGCGTCCAGAAAAAACTGGCTCCCGAGATCATTTCGTATTACAACACGATCTACCACCGAATCAAGGGCTATTTCGATGTGGCCGCTGTTAAACCAGACGAATCGGCAACCGTTCCCGATGCAATTCTCAACGACTCACAGCCAGCCGGTCGATCAACCCGTCGCCGAGCAATCCAACCCATTCGTTCGGGCTCCGAGTCTGGAAATGAAGAAACACGATCAGCTCGCTCGACCGTTCGCAACTCCGCAAAACAACCGTCCAAACGCCGACCGCTTCCCGAGGTGCGCTCGGACTCGTCCGGCCTGTCGTCCGACTCGGAACCGGAAGAGCAGATCCGACTTCGCGCCTCAAAACCCGGCGTATTCGACTACCAAACCGCGATCGAAGCGGTTCGCAAACGCACCAACGCTCAACTGTCTCCGCTGAAGGACCCCAACCCGGCCCCGTCCAAGCGAACCGCCCACATGCGCCGCGAAGAGGTCGGCGACGACTGGCTGGTGGCAGATGTGAATCCCGCCACAAAGCGACAGAAATTCCTCTCCGACAAGGACTATTCCGAACCATCAGTTAAATCATCCCGTCGCAGCTTGGAGGACCTCGTATCCCCGCAAAAGTCCGTCGCCAGCAGCAACGGGTCGAACCGCGCACGGCAGCGAAGCGTTTCCCTTGACCCCGCTCCGGACGCCAACCAGATCCTGATGAGCGCCTCCAACCGGAGCTTCTCCCGCGCACCTTCCAACCAGTCGAAATCTCACCGGCAGAGCTTGACCGGCAGCAACCGATACCAGGGATCGCTGCTGGAAGCGGGCTTCAGCGTGAGCTCCCGCTCGGTCGGTTCGAACGGATCCGCGATGGACGATCCGGAAGACGTGCGGACGCTGATGTCACCGTCCAAGGAGAGCGTCGCATCGTCGTCCGGGGATAATCGATTGAGcgggatgacgacgacgacgccgggtTTGGTGTTGCCGCCGTCGATGGTGCGAGTTCTGGTGGACGGTGATCAGATTGATGTGGACTACGAGCAGGACCAGGAGATGGGCCTCAGCGTCGGGTGGTTGGCCGAGGAGGTGGCCAAGCGATACGGAAT CAAACACGGCAAACGACCCATGCTGAAGCTGATGCGCTCGGACAACAGCCTGTGCATGGATTCGGAACCGCTCACCACCGTGCTGGAAAAAACCGACCCGGTCATCAAATCGTACGTGATCGAGTACACCTCGCTGCGGGGAGATCAGTTCTACGAGGACAGCTGCCGGCTTCGCGATCTTG AACCCGTAACCGCGTTGATGAGCGCGCTCAACCTGATGGAAAACACGGGTAAGCTCGCCCTGAAGCGAGACTTTTTCGCGGGCACCACGCGCCAGTTCGACGTCCTGTTTCAAGCCATCGGCTGCCAGGGCAGTACGCGGGAGCTCAACCTGTCGATGAATCAGCTCACGGACGCGGAGTTGCAGGGCTTCGTCGAGAAGCTTCCGGTGCTGAAGAACTTGGAACGGTTGAACCTCGCGATGAACCCGCTAACGCAGAAGAGCATCTTCAGTATGGCCACCAAGCTGGCGTCGCTTCCGGACATGATCTACATGACTGAGCTGGATCTCAGTCGGTGTTCGCTGCTGGATCAGAGCATGCCCCAGTTGGCCAGCATTTGCCAGCGGATGCCACAGCTTCGGGTGCTGCGACTGGCGTCGACGATGATCACAAACTTGACGTACGGCAGTCCTCCGCTGGACGTGTCCCGCCTCCAAGTGCTGGACGTGTCCGAAAACAGTCTCAACAAAAAGTCCATCGAGTACATGTTTGCCAAGTTGGACATGTGCATTTTGACGGAGCTGAATGTGTGTAAGTTGGGTTTGCTTGCGGAATTTAAGCCAAATCTAACCGTGGCGATTCAGACGAAAGAGTTCGACATGTTGAGCACGCTGAATCTAAGCCAGTGTGGCCTCACCGATGATGAACTGTCCACACTGCTGGTTCCACTGCGATCCAGTGCCGGGAAGTTGAAGCTGCTGGACGTGTCCTTCAATCGGCTGTTGACGCAGAAAAGCTTCGTCGAGGTGTTCCGCACGTTGAACACCCACTCGCTGGAGATGGTCCGATTCGACGAAAATCCGCTGGTGTTGAAAGGCTTGAGCGATGCGCTGATGGACGATATTCAGTACGATCGCGCCAGGTGCTACCCGTACGCGGTTGACCTGATGAGACCGTTGAGGTTGGGCGAACCGGAGGCAAAAACGTTGCTGGATAAGTTGTCGGACTTTTGGGAGCAGCTTTGGAAGGAACGTGGAGCGGTTTCGATGAGCAAATCAACGGTTTCGCTGAGGCAAAAGCATTACACATAA